DNA sequence from the Bacteroidota bacterium genome:
CGTGGGATTTGCTGTAAAATCGCCATCCGAAAAGTTATCAGAGATCTGGGCCGGAATGAAACCGGCAAATAAAAAGAATACCACCAATAAAGCGGCCGAACGGAATTTCATTTGTCCTTTGAAAATAAACACTTGTAAAGATAAAATAATCACTCTTGCGAAGGGTGGATTTTCTGTGAACAAAACTTCAGAATTTGCATACACAGGAAAGGAAAAAGTTTCATCTTTGCGCCCATGAATATCAGCTGTATGAAACGCAAGATGAAAAAACCGCTCCTGTAAAGGAAAGGTCTCCTGTGTTTTTTGCATCGCAATAATAAACAATGGCCTTTCCCGATGGAAGGGCTTTTTTATTTACGATGTACAATTTGAATCGTACATTATAATCGGGGCCGTAGTTCAAATCGTAAATTAAAAATTGTAACCATGAAAATAGCTGTTGTAGGTGCCACCGGATTAGTAGGCACAAAAATGCTGGAAGTGCTCGCAGAGAGAAATTTCCCAGTTACAGAGCTGATCCCGGTTGCTTCGGAAAGATCGGCCGGGAAAGAAATTTCTTTCAAAGGGGAAAAATATAAAGTGGTAATTCCCGCAGTGGCCATTGGCATGAAACCACAGATCGCATTATTTTCTGCCGGTGGAAACACTTCGCTAGAATGGGCGCCGAAATTTGCTGAAGCAGGAATCACGGTGATCGATAATTCTTCGGCATGGAGAATGGATACTTCGAAAAAACTCATTGTACCCGAACTGAATGCGGAAGTATTGACACCAAGCGACAGGATCATTGCCAACCCGAATTGTTCCACCATTCAAATGGTAGTGGCGCTGAATCCGCTGCACAAAAAATACAAAGTGAAAAGAATTGTGGTCAGCACTTACCAATCGGTGACGGGCACAGGAAAAAAAGCGGTCGATCAGTTGATGAATGAAAGAAAAAATCAAAAAGGAGAAATGGCGTATGCTTACACGATAGACATGAATGCAATTCCGCAGATCGATGTGTTCATGGATAACGGATACACGAAGGAAGAAATGAAAATGGTGAATGAAACGAGGAAGATCATGCGCGATGATTCCATTCGCCTTACCGCAACGGCAGTGCGCATTCCTGTTATGGGTGGCCACTCGGAATCGGTGAATGTGGAATTTGAAAATGAATTTGATCTTGCGGAGGTGCGTACGTTATTGGAGAAATCGCCGGGAATTGCGGTTATCGATGATGTGAAAAATCTGCAGTATCCGATGCCGCTGCTTCATGCGCACAATAAGGATGAGGTTTTTGTCGGAAGATTGCGCCGCGATGAAACACAACCGAAAACGCTCAATATGTGGATCGTTTCTGATAACCTGCGCAAAGGAGCAGCGACGAACGCAGTACAGATCGCAGAATATTTAGTGGAGAAAAAATTAGTGTGAGAGGATGTCTAAAATTCATTTTCAGGAATTCTGATCGCCTTGAATTTCGGTTGAAGCAGATGTTGCATCTGTTTGTTCTTTTTCAGTCACGTCAACTTTCGCCGGAATTTCTTCTTCATCGGGAATAAATCGCGGGTAACGTTGCAGGAAATAAAACATTCCTGTTCCGGCAGCAGCGGCAAGTAAAAACACGAGCCCGATCTTCATTCCTGAAAGCGGGTGGATCTTCGAAAAAAGAGTGAAGTAGGTGAGCAGGAGGAAGGAGCTGATCAGGAAAAAGATGCATCCGAAAAAGATATTGGTAGTCAGAATTTTTTTTTCGGGGAGAGTTGCAAGTTTTCCGAAAAGGCGTTTCTGAAAAATGATGAGAAGGAAAACTCCGACAGAAATAGAAGCATCAGCAATATTGAAGACGGGCCGGAAGAAACAGAATTCTTCTCCGCCCCAGAATGGAAAACTTTTCGGAAAATGCCCGGTATAAACCGGGAAATAAAACATATCCACCACTTGCCCGTGCAGGAATCCTGCATATCCTTTTCCATTGGCAACGAGCTGCGAAACGTTCTGATCCCAGGGATCACTTGCAGTAAAAAATTTTCCGTAAAAAACACTGTCGATGATATTTCCCATTGCGCCCGCGAAGATGAGCGCTACG
Encoded proteins:
- a CDS encoding aspartate-semialdehyde dehydrogenase yields the protein MKIAVVGATGLVGTKMLEVLAERNFPVTELIPVASERSAGKEISFKGEKYKVVIPAVAIGMKPQIALFSAGGNTSLEWAPKFAEAGITVIDNSSAWRMDTSKKLIVPELNAEVLTPSDRIIANPNCSTIQMVVALNPLHKKYKVKRIVVSTYQSVTGTGKKAVDQLMNERKNQKGEMAYAYTIDMNAIPQIDVFMDNGYTKEEMKMVNETRKIMRDDSIRLTATAVRIPVMGGHSESVNVEFENEFDLAEVRTLLEKSPGIAVIDDVKNLQYPMPLLHAHNKDEVFVGRLRRDETQPKTLNMWIVSDNLRKGAATNAVQIAEYLVEKKLV
- a CDS encoding lipoprotein signal peptidase, producing the protein MKKALAIAFAVLFIDQSIKIWIKTTMHLGQAYEVSGHWFFLHFVENPGMAFGLTLSDGAWGKLLLSIFRLLAVAGIGYYLWTLFRKNVRPLLVVCVALIFAGAMGNIIDSVFYGKFFTASDPWDQNVSQLVANGKGYAGFLHGQVVDMFYFPVYTGHFPKSFPFWGGEEFCFFRPVFNIADASISVGVFLLIIFQKRLFGKLATLPEKKILTTNIFFGCIFFLISSFLLLTYFTLFSKIHPLSGMKIGLVFLLAAAAGTGMFYFLQRYPRFIPDEEEIPAKVDVTEKEQTDATSASTEIQGDQNS